Proteins found in one Promicromonospora sukumoe genomic segment:
- a CDS encoding IclR family transcriptional regulator: MPPATTPDPAPSGTTPPGTTPPESSSPLQTVDRALQVLLSYSETRTEWGVFELAEEFGITKSTSQRLLAALAAQGFLAADPYTRRYHLGPAMWRMAALWERGGGLARLAEQVLADLAAATGRTASFTIPDGFHVRCIAAVDGEHGPVRSHPLVGDLYPAHAGATSRAYFAFLDPLARRNMLSGRPFARYTELTEVDEAGLDRLFDEAYRTGWAFSEGEYDSTTRAIAAPVLIGSNPVGSISVVEPKVFEYDDDLRDHVPALLDAAATLAGLLHRPPTPAQRDWRRGRSRAARP; encoded by the coding sequence GTGCCACCAGCCACGACACCCGATCCCGCGCCGTCGGGGACGACGCCGCCCGGAACCACGCCGCCCGAGAGCAGCTCCCCGCTGCAGACCGTCGACCGCGCCCTCCAGGTGCTGCTCTCGTACAGCGAGACGCGTACCGAGTGGGGCGTCTTCGAGCTGGCCGAGGAGTTCGGCATCACCAAGTCGACCAGCCAGCGGCTGCTGGCCGCGCTGGCGGCGCAGGGCTTCCTGGCCGCCGACCCCTACACGCGCCGGTACCACCTGGGCCCCGCGATGTGGCGCATGGCCGCGCTCTGGGAGCGCGGCGGCGGGCTCGCGCGCCTGGCCGAGCAGGTGCTCGCCGACCTCGCCGCGGCCACCGGCCGCACGGCGTCGTTCACCATCCCCGACGGATTCCACGTGCGCTGCATCGCCGCCGTCGACGGCGAGCACGGGCCCGTGCGCTCGCACCCCCTGGTCGGCGACCTCTACCCGGCCCACGCCGGGGCGACGTCGCGCGCCTACTTCGCGTTCCTCGACCCGCTCGCGCGGCGGAACATGCTCAGCGGGCGGCCGTTCGCCCGCTACACGGAGCTCACCGAGGTGGACGAGGCCGGCCTGGACCGCCTGTTCGACGAGGCCTACCGCACCGGCTGGGCCTTCTCCGAGGGCGAGTACGACTCCACGACCCGGGCCATCGCGGCGCCCGTCCTGATCGGCTCGAACCCGGTCGGCTCCATCTCCGTCGTCGAGCCCAAGGTGTTCGAGTACGACGACGACCTGCGCGACCACGTGCCCGCCCTGCTCGACGCCGCCGCGACGCTCGCCGGGCTGCTGCACCGCCCGCCCACGCCCGCCCAGCGCGACTGGCGGCGCGGCCGGTCGCGCGCCGCGCGCCCCTGA
- a CDS encoding OPT/YSL family transporter: MAASPVSDPAQDAATARHPRAFEPRTAIITLAMSVVGAVIGIHMITTLGVSPNTSVIGAVVAMLTGRIGFAGLHRMRDVNRQNLVQSAISGATFAAANSLLTPMAIPFLFGRPDLVWPMLLGASLGLAIDVYVLYRAYGSRFLPADAAWPPGVAAAETIRAGDRGGKQAALLVGGGIVGFGASFLGLPMSAAGIAMIGNVWALLMFAVGLLVAQYVPALTGLDLNAFYVPHGVMIGAGLVALAQIGVMLFGRPSQRAVAKEAALREAAKEDPSLVPTVDERTLRGALGSGFVLFLLGAVVLAIAGGVWVELPWWGILGFALFAAVAAIVHELIVGLAAMHAGWFPAFAVTLIFLILGLVLQFPTVPLALLVGYCASTGPAFADMGYDFKAGWLLRRDRRPYTVFELDGRREQLKASILGFVVAIGIVALVWPSLFESGQVPPTAKVYVDTIQAGITDPAVLVNLLIWAVPGAVVQLVGGPGRQLGVLLATGLLVATPNAGWLVLVALVARLVWRRLRGEEGERETALVGAGLIAGDSLYSVGRMIWR; encoded by the coding sequence ATGGCAGCTTCACCCGTCAGCGATCCCGCGCAGGACGCGGCGACGGCGCGGCACCCGCGGGCGTTCGAGCCGCGCACGGCGATCATCACCCTCGCGATGAGCGTCGTCGGCGCGGTCATCGGCATCCACATGATCACGACGCTCGGCGTCTCCCCGAACACGAGCGTGATCGGCGCCGTCGTCGCCATGCTGACCGGCCGCATCGGATTCGCCGGGCTGCACCGGATGCGCGACGTGAACCGGCAGAACCTGGTGCAGTCGGCGATCTCGGGGGCGACGTTCGCCGCGGCCAACTCGCTGCTCACGCCGATGGCGATCCCCTTCCTCTTCGGGCGGCCCGACCTGGTGTGGCCCATGCTGCTCGGCGCCAGCCTCGGCCTGGCGATCGACGTGTACGTGCTCTACCGCGCGTACGGCTCGCGCTTCCTGCCCGCCGACGCCGCCTGGCCGCCCGGCGTCGCCGCCGCCGAGACCATCCGCGCCGGCGACCGGGGCGGCAAGCAGGCGGCCCTGCTCGTGGGCGGCGGCATCGTCGGGTTCGGCGCCTCGTTCCTCGGCCTGCCGATGTCCGCGGCCGGCATCGCGATGATCGGCAACGTCTGGGCGCTGCTGATGTTCGCCGTCGGCCTGCTCGTGGCGCAGTACGTGCCCGCCCTGACCGGGCTGGACCTCAACGCCTTCTACGTGCCGCACGGCGTGATGATCGGCGCGGGCCTCGTGGCGCTCGCCCAGATCGGCGTCATGCTGTTCGGCCGGCCGTCCCAGCGGGCCGTCGCCAAGGAGGCCGCGCTGCGGGAGGCCGCCAAGGAGGACCCGTCCCTGGTGCCCACGGTCGACGAGCGCACCCTGCGCGGCGCGCTCGGGTCCGGCTTCGTGCTGTTCCTGCTCGGCGCCGTGGTGCTCGCGATCGCCGGTGGCGTCTGGGTCGAGCTGCCGTGGTGGGGCATCCTCGGGTTCGCCCTGTTCGCGGCCGTCGCCGCCATCGTGCACGAGCTGATCGTGGGCCTGGCCGCCATGCACGCCGGCTGGTTCCCCGCCTTCGCCGTGACGCTGATCTTCCTCATCCTCGGCCTGGTGCTCCAGTTCCCGACCGTCCCGCTCGCGCTGCTGGTCGGCTACTGCGCCTCGACGGGCCCGGCGTTCGCCGACATGGGCTACGACTTCAAGGCGGGCTGGCTGCTGCGCCGCGACCGCCGCCCGTACACGGTGTTCGAGCTGGACGGCCGCCGCGAGCAGCTCAAGGCGTCCATCCTCGGGTTCGTCGTCGCCATCGGCATCGTCGCGCTGGTGTGGCCCAGCCTGTTCGAGAGCGGCCAGGTGCCGCCCACGGCCAAGGTCTACGTGGACACCATCCAGGCCGGGATCACCGACCCCGCCGTGCTGGTCAACCTGCTCATCTGGGCCGTGCCCGGCGCCGTCGTGCAGCTCGTCGGCGGACCCGGCCGCCAGCTCGGCGTGCTGCTCGCCACCGGCCTGCTCGTCGCCACGCCGAACGCCGGCTGGCTCGTGCTCGTCGCCCTCGTGGCGCGCCTCGTCTGGCGCCGGCTGCGCGGCGAGGAGGGCGAGCGCGAGACCGCGCTCGTGGGCGCGGGCCTGATCGCCGGCGACTCCCTCTACTCGGTCGGAAGGATGATCTGGCGATGA
- a CDS encoding AroM family protein: MTAHPARPTQLGVVTIGQTPRVDLTPELAPLLPGVTLVERGVLDGCSPEQIASFAPEPGDHVLTTRLADGGSAVIGEAAVLRRLPALVADLEREADAVLLACTGPFPALAHTKPLFVPDRIIAHAVAAFAGDGAVVGVVAPLAEQAADTTRKFGRVLGTGTRVAVAVASPYTDGEPTLRAAAERLAADGAEVIALDCFGYTAAMRDVVAEASGLPVVVARSVAARLAAEVLGA, from the coding sequence ATGACGGCGCACCCCGCACGGCCGACCCAGCTCGGCGTCGTCACCATCGGGCAGACGCCCCGCGTCGACCTGACCCCCGAGCTCGCCCCGCTGCTGCCCGGCGTGACCCTCGTCGAGCGCGGCGTGCTCGACGGGTGCTCCCCGGAACAGATCGCGTCCTTCGCCCCGGAGCCCGGCGACCACGTGCTCACCACCCGGCTCGCCGACGGCGGGTCCGCGGTGATCGGCGAGGCCGCCGTGCTGCGGCGGCTGCCCGCCCTGGTCGCCGACCTGGAGCGGGAGGCCGACGCCGTGCTGCTGGCCTGCACCGGGCCGTTCCCCGCGCTCGCGCACACCAAGCCCCTGTTCGTCCCGGACCGGATCATCGCGCACGCCGTGGCCGCGTTCGCCGGCGACGGCGCCGTCGTAGGCGTCGTCGCGCCGCTCGCGGAGCAGGCCGCGGACACGACCCGCAAGTTCGGGCGCGTGCTGGGCACGGGCACCCGGGTCGCCGTCGCGGTGGCCTCGCCCTACACGGACGGCGAGCCCACGCTGCGCGCCGCCGCCGAGCGGCTCGCAGCGGACGGCGCGGAGGTGATCGCGCTGGACTGCTTCGGCTACACCGCGGCGATGCGCGACGTCGTGGCCGAGGCGAGCGGGCTGCCCGTCGTCGTCGCCCGGTCCGTGGCGGCCCGGCTCGCCGCCGAGGTGCTGGGCGCGTGA
- a CDS encoding DUF1177 domain-containing protein, with the protein MSWSHLIALFDLLDDPAVRGAAVAEHLASLGASPDSIEVEVVDGPGGTTDFVRVTIPGSEGKRAGGTAPTLGVLGRLGGLGARPEQIGFVSDGDGALASLTVAAKLIAMRARGEHLPGDVIVATHVDPDAPTQPHDPVPFMSSAVDQETSNRHEVLDEMDAILSIDTTKGNRVCNHKGIAITPTIVDGWIVRVSETLLDVASRTTGRPPAVMPITMQDITPYGNGLFHVNSIVQPATATAVPVVGLAIVTETAVAGSATGATDLHDVEAAVRFAIETAKDFGRGVARFADADEVARLQELYGSMAGLRTVGAAAAAV; encoded by the coding sequence ATGTCCTGGAGCCATCTCATCGCCCTGTTCGACCTGCTCGACGACCCCGCCGTCCGCGGCGCGGCCGTGGCCGAGCACCTCGCGAGCCTCGGCGCGTCGCCCGACAGCATCGAGGTCGAGGTGGTCGACGGGCCCGGCGGCACCACCGACTTCGTGCGCGTGACGATCCCCGGCAGCGAGGGCAAGCGTGCCGGCGGCACCGCGCCGACGCTCGGCGTGCTCGGCCGCCTCGGCGGCCTGGGCGCCCGTCCCGAACAGATCGGCTTCGTCAGCGACGGCGACGGCGCCCTGGCCTCGCTCACCGTCGCCGCGAAGCTGATCGCGATGCGGGCGCGCGGCGAGCACCTGCCCGGCGACGTGATCGTCGCGACGCACGTGGACCCCGACGCGCCCACCCAGCCGCACGACCCCGTGCCGTTCATGAGCTCGGCCGTGGACCAGGAGACGAGCAACCGGCACGAGGTGCTGGACGAGATGGACGCGATCCTGTCCATCGACACCACCAAGGGCAACCGCGTCTGCAACCACAAGGGCATAGCCATCACGCCCACGATCGTGGACGGCTGGATCGTGCGGGTCTCCGAGACCCTGCTGGACGTCGCGAGCCGCACCACCGGCCGGCCCCCGGCGGTCATGCCCATCACGATGCAGGACATCACGCCCTACGGGAACGGCCTGTTCCACGTGAACTCGATCGTGCAGCCCGCGACGGCCACCGCCGTGCCCGTCGTCGGCCTGGCGATCGTCACCGAGACCGCGGTCGCGGGCTCTGCCACGGGCGCCACCGACCTGCACGACGTCGAGGCCGCCGTCCGCTTCGCGATCGAGACCGCCAAGGACTTCGGCCGCGGCGTCGCGCGGTTCGCCGACGCCGACGAGGTGGCCCGGCTCCAGGAGCTGTACGGCAGCATGGCCGGGCTGCGCACGGTCGGCGCCGCGGCCGCCGCCGTCTGA
- a CDS encoding HAD family hydrolase — protein sequence MTHTTGTVTSSTTDLRTAPVAAPRESIVTRTLVALDIDGTLLGTDGIVPAVTVGAVREVRRSGHHVVLASGRSLVGILPVAGQLGIDRGWAVASNGAVVARVDRTLPSGYRIEKVHSFDVEPVVRLARAALPTVQVGVEEVGWGYRVNRVFEHGLVNGEQRRVADTELWAAPSSRVILRGDGVLDLLEPLRDLGVTATPAGPDWVDVTPRALSKATALERIREREGVDPRSTVAVGDGVNDLEMIAWAARGVAMGHAPAALIDAADEVTGRIEEHGVVAVLSTLR from the coding sequence ATGACACACACGACCGGCACCGTGACGTCGTCCACCACCGACCTGCGGACGGCCCCCGTGGCCGCTCCCCGCGAGAGCATCGTGACCCGCACCCTGGTCGCTCTCGACATCGACGGGACCCTGCTGGGGACCGACGGGATCGTCCCGGCCGTGACCGTCGGGGCCGTGCGGGAGGTGCGGCGGTCGGGGCACCACGTCGTGCTCGCCTCGGGCCGGTCGCTGGTGGGGATCCTCCCCGTCGCGGGCCAGCTCGGCATCGACCGGGGCTGGGCCGTGGCCTCCAACGGGGCCGTCGTCGCGCGCGTCGACCGTACGTTGCCCAGCGGCTACCGGATCGAGAAGGTGCACTCGTTCGACGTCGAGCCGGTCGTCCGCCTCGCACGCGCCGCCCTGCCCACGGTGCAGGTCGGGGTCGAGGAGGTGGGCTGGGGGTACCGGGTCAACCGCGTCTTCGAGCACGGGCTGGTCAACGGGGAGCAGCGCCGGGTCGCCGACACGGAGCTGTGGGCCGCGCCGTCGTCCCGCGTCATCCTGCGCGGGGACGGCGTCCTCGACCTGCTGGAGCCGCTGCGCGACCTGGGCGTCACGGCGACCCCCGCCGGCCCCGACTGGGTGGACGTCACCCCGCGGGCCCTGAGCAAGGCGACGGCGCTGGAGCGCATCCGGGAGCGGGAGGGCGTGGACCCGCGCTCGACCGTGGCCGTGGGGGACGGCGTCAACGACCTGGAGATGATCGCCTGGGCCGCGCGCGGCGTCGCGATGGGGCACGCGCCCGCGGCCCTCATCGACGCCGCGGACGAGGTCACCGGGCGCATCGAGGAGCACGGGGTCGTGGCGGTCCTGAGCACGCTGCGCTGA
- the ggt gene encoding gamma-glutamyltransferase produces the protein MSSRFVVRSSAVTGALALVLAGSVAASPAGASTHQPPRVPTSVGYGGAVSSLDPVVSEVGLKVLRQGGNATDAAVAMAAAIGVTDPYSAGIGGGGFFVHYDASTGEVETIDGRETAPAAVGPDVFLDPATGEPYPFYPDLVTGGVSVGVPGTPATWDRALERWGTTTLRQALRPATAVAEHGFVVDQTFHDQTLANQARFEAITSTTDLFLPDGAAPAVGSVFRNPDLAATYRELAAGGVDAFYEGALAHEIADAVQAPPVAAGTALPVPAGSMTPADLAAYEVVDRDPTVFSYRGYDVYGMAPPASGGTTIGETLNILEQFDLASLDDAGARHHFFEASALAFADRAAYLGDGDFVDVPVDGLLDDTFARERACLLDPGAAAPKPVAPGDARSYDGVCDGAPAPGTVPEDTESTSTTNLTAVDKWGDVVEYTLTIEQIGGSGIVVPGRGFLLNNELTDFSIEYDADDPNRIEAGKRPRSSMAPTIVLRDGSPVLALGSPGGSNIISAVSQMLVNRIDLGMTIQEAIAAPRAAPQNGARTTAEQAYVDAYGTALTAYGHTLVPTANAIGAATAIEIGPDGLLTAVAEPTRLGGGSARVVTPAG, from the coding sequence ATGAGCAGCAGATTCGTCGTCCGATCCTCGGCGGTCACGGGCGCGCTCGCGCTCGTGCTGGCCGGCTCGGTCGCCGCGAGCCCGGCCGGCGCCAGCACGCACCAACCACCGCGCGTGCCGACGTCGGTCGGCTACGGCGGCGCGGTCAGCTCGCTCGACCCCGTCGTCTCCGAGGTGGGCCTGAAGGTGCTGCGCCAGGGCGGCAACGCCACCGACGCCGCCGTCGCGATGGCGGCGGCGATCGGCGTGACCGACCCGTACAGCGCGGGCATCGGCGGCGGCGGGTTCTTCGTGCACTACGACGCCTCGACCGGCGAGGTCGAGACGATCGACGGGCGCGAGACGGCGCCCGCCGCCGTCGGGCCGGACGTGTTCCTCGACCCGGCGACGGGGGAGCCCTACCCCTTCTACCCGGACCTGGTGACCGGCGGTGTCAGCGTCGGCGTCCCCGGCACGCCCGCCACCTGGGACCGCGCGCTGGAGCGCTGGGGCACCACCACGCTGCGCCAGGCGCTGCGGCCGGCGACGGCGGTCGCGGAGCACGGCTTCGTCGTCGACCAGACCTTCCACGACCAGACCCTGGCCAACCAGGCGCGGTTCGAGGCGATCACCTCCACGACCGACCTGTTCCTGCCGGACGGCGCGGCCCCCGCCGTCGGCTCGGTGTTCCGCAACCCGGACCTCGCCGCGACGTACCGGGAGCTCGCGGCCGGGGGCGTCGACGCGTTCTACGAGGGCGCGCTGGCGCACGAGATCGCCGACGCCGTGCAGGCCCCGCCGGTCGCGGCCGGTACCGCGCTGCCGGTGCCCGCCGGCTCGATGACGCCCGCGGACCTCGCGGCGTACGAGGTCGTGGACCGCGACCCGACCGTCTTCTCCTACCGCGGGTACGACGTCTACGGCATGGCGCCGCCGGCGTCGGGCGGGACCACCATCGGCGAGACGCTGAACATCCTGGAGCAGTTCGACCTGGCGTCCCTGGACGACGCCGGCGCGCGGCACCACTTCTTCGAGGCAAGCGCGCTGGCGTTCGCGGACCGGGCCGCCTACCTGGGCGACGGCGACTTCGTGGACGTGCCCGTCGACGGGCTGCTGGACGACACGTTCGCGCGGGAGCGGGCCTGCCTGCTCGACCCGGGGGCCGCGGCGCCCAAGCCCGTCGCCCCGGGTGACGCCCGCTCGTACGACGGCGTGTGCGACGGCGCCCCCGCGCCCGGCACCGTGCCCGAGGACACGGAGAGCACGTCCACCACGAACCTGACGGCCGTGGACAAGTGGGGCGACGTGGTCGAGTACACCCTCACGATCGAGCAGATCGGCGGGTCGGGCATCGTGGTGCCCGGGCGCGGCTTCCTGCTGAACAACGAGCTCACCGACTTCAGCATCGAGTACGACGCCGACGACCCGAACCGGATCGAGGCCGGCAAGCGCCCGCGCTCGTCCATGGCGCCGACGATCGTCCTGCGGGACGGGAGCCCGGTGCTCGCGCTGGGGTCGCCGGGCGGGTCGAACATCATCTCGGCGGTCTCTCAGATGCTGGTCAACCGGATCGACCTCGGCATGACGATCCAGGAGGCCATCGCCGCGCCGCGGGCGGCGCCGCAGAACGGCGCGCGGACGACGGCCGAGCAGGCCTACGTCGACGCGTACGGCACCGCGCTGACCGCGTACGGGCACACGCTCGTGCCGACCGCGAACGCGATCGGGGCGGCGACCGCCATCGAGATCGGCCCGGACGGGCTGCTCACGGCGGTGGCGGAGCCGACGCGGCTCGGCGGCGGCTCGGCCCGGGTGGTGACGCCCGCGGGGTGA
- a CDS encoding trimeric intracellular cation channel family protein, producing the protein MVWAQLAGDLLGVFFFAVSGSLLAAQRQFDIVGSLLLGTCVGLGGGILRDVILDVGVPRAFNSPVYLLPPVLAAVVVYFFARVVHRFHDLLITFDAAGMALFAVTGTLVSLAAGMNPVASAILGLVTAVGGGVIRDVVANDVPQIFRARGLYAIPALLGAGLTSVLSWAGWFNLGTGAAIAVLVFVLRMVSLRYRWQAPPAGGNRAV; encoded by the coding sequence ATGGTGTGGGCGCAGCTCGCCGGCGACCTCCTGGGCGTCTTCTTCTTCGCCGTGTCGGGGTCGCTGCTCGCGGCGCAGCGGCAGTTCGACATCGTCGGCTCGCTGCTGCTCGGCACCTGCGTGGGCCTGGGCGGCGGCATCCTGCGGGACGTGATCCTCGACGTCGGCGTGCCCCGCGCGTTCAACTCGCCGGTCTACCTGCTCCCGCCCGTGCTGGCCGCGGTGGTCGTGTACTTCTTCGCGCGCGTCGTGCACCGCTTCCACGACCTGCTCATCACGTTCGACGCCGCCGGCATGGCCCTGTTCGCCGTCACCGGCACGCTGGTCTCGCTGGCCGCGGGCATGAACCCGGTGGCGTCCGCGATCCTCGGCCTGGTGACGGCGGTGGGCGGCGGCGTGATCCGCGACGTCGTCGCCAACGACGTGCCGCAGATCTTCCGGGCGCGCGGCCTGTACGCCATCCCCGCGCTGCTCGGGGCGGGCCTGACCAGCGTGCTGTCCTGGGCCGGCTGGTTCAACCTCGGCACGGGCGCCGCCATCGCCGTGCTGGTGTTCGTGCTGCGGATGGTCTCGCTGCGCTACCGCTGGCAGGCGCCACCGGCGGGCGGCAACCGCGCGGTCTGA
- a CDS encoding LacI family DNA-binding transcriptional regulator has product MASGETPRTATLTDVARLAGVSIATASKAINGRAQVRAETRTRVLEAAEQLSFAPNALARGLLQGRTGTVGLLTSDLEGRFSIPVLMGAEDAFGAGQVSVFLCDARGDAIREQHHIRALLSRRVEGLIVVGSRTDPRPPLAGDLPVPVVYAYAPSENPDDISITADNVNAGGLAIDHLMSCGRRRIAHVTGDASYAAAQDRSRGAERAIAEAGLELVGGRTFFGSWSEGWGRGVASMILDQYPDVDGFFCGSDQIARGVLDTLRESGRDVPRDISVIGFDNWAVLTTNTRPQLTSVDMNLEQVGRVAARRLFEAIEGQAASGIEELPCRIVTRESSVPVP; this is encoded by the coding sequence ATGGCCTCGGGCGAAACGCCGCGCACCGCCACCCTGACCGACGTCGCCCGCCTCGCGGGGGTCTCGATCGCCACCGCCTCGAAGGCCATCAACGGGCGCGCCCAGGTGCGAGCCGAGACCCGCACGCGGGTGCTGGAGGCCGCCGAGCAGCTCTCGTTCGCGCCCAACGCGCTGGCGCGCGGGCTGCTCCAGGGGCGCACGGGCACGGTCGGCCTGCTCACGTCCGACCTGGAGGGCCGGTTCTCGATCCCGGTGCTGATGGGGGCCGAGGACGCGTTCGGCGCCGGGCAGGTGTCGGTCTTCCTGTGCGACGCGCGCGGCGACGCCATCCGGGAGCAGCACCACATCCGCGCGCTGCTGTCCCGCCGGGTCGAGGGCCTGATCGTCGTCGGCTCGCGGACCGACCCGCGCCCGCCGCTGGCCGGCGACCTGCCGGTGCCCGTGGTCTACGCGTACGCGCCGTCGGAGAACCCCGACGACATCTCGATCACCGCCGACAACGTGAACGCCGGCGGCCTCGCGATCGACCACCTGATGTCCTGCGGACGCCGCCGGATCGCGCACGTCACGGGCGACGCCTCCTACGCGGCGGCGCAGGACCGCAGCCGCGGCGCGGAGCGCGCGATCGCCGAGGCCGGCCTGGAGCTCGTGGGCGGCCGCACCTTCTTCGGGTCGTGGAGCGAGGGGTGGGGCCGGGGCGTGGCGAGCATGATCCTGGACCAGTACCCCGACGTCGACGGCTTCTTCTGCGGCAGCGACCAGATCGCCCGGGGCGTGCTCGACACGCTGCGGGAGTCGGGCCGCGACGTGCCGCGCGACATCTCGGTGATCGGCTTCGACAACTGGGCCGTGCTCACGACGAACACCCGGCCGCAGCTCACGAGCGTCGACATGAACCTGGAGCAGGTCGGGCGGGTCGCCGCGCGGCGGCTGTTCGAGGCCATCGAAGGACAGGCGGCCTCGGGCATCGAGGAGCTACCGTGCCGCATAGTCACCCGGGAGTCGTCCGTCCCGGTCCCGTGA
- a CDS encoding ABC transporter substrate-binding protein: MATHRRASARLVASFLAAGLASTALAACSTSSADGGTQEAQVSAEGVDDGTELTLWTRAPLEQQANLLVEAYNASHENQVALTVVPNDDYVAKVGAAAGSGGLPDLFAADIVYVPNWVQQGLFADVTDAVAELDHADQINQGHLDGGTLDGRQHVLPFVLDVSVMFYNKDLYEQAGLDPEQGPTTLAEFSEQAKAVDELGGDVNGTYFGGNCGGCLVFTWFPQIWAGGEDVMNAEGTESLLAGDTAQEVYGVWKDLVDSDAVGEGSQEETGATWTGPFLEGEVGVMPFPATMLATADEALGEVGVAPIPGPDGGASTFVGGDGIGISKDSENADQAWNFMSWLMSEEAQVEVLAKNGDVVSRADLAENEYSSQDPRVLAVNEVAAQGRTPLAINFQQAFNAPGSPWMTMIRNEVFGDGGTVETDNEEITAVLGQ; this comes from the coding sequence ATGGCTACCCACCGCAGGGCGAGCGCGAGGCTCGTGGCCTCCTTCCTCGCGGCCGGCCTGGCGAGCACGGCGCTCGCCGCCTGCAGCACGTCCAGCGCGGACGGCGGCACGCAGGAGGCGCAGGTCTCGGCCGAGGGCGTCGACGACGGCACGGAGCTCACGCTCTGGACCCGTGCCCCGCTGGAGCAGCAGGCGAACCTGCTCGTCGAGGCGTACAACGCGTCGCACGAGAACCAGGTCGCGCTCACGGTCGTGCCGAACGACGACTACGTGGCGAAGGTCGGCGCCGCCGCGGGCAGCGGCGGCCTGCCCGACCTGTTCGCGGCCGACATCGTGTACGTGCCCAACTGGGTCCAGCAGGGCCTCTTCGCGGACGTGACCGACGCGGTCGCCGAGCTCGACCACGCCGACCAGATCAACCAGGGCCACCTCGACGGCGGCACGCTGGACGGCCGGCAGCACGTGCTGCCCTTCGTGCTCGACGTGTCGGTCATGTTCTACAACAAGGACCTCTACGAGCAGGCGGGCCTCGACCCCGAGCAGGGCCCGACGACGCTGGCCGAGTTCTCCGAGCAGGCCAAGGCGGTCGACGAGCTGGGCGGCGACGTCAACGGCACCTACTTCGGCGGCAACTGCGGCGGCTGCCTCGTGTTCACGTGGTTCCCCCAGATCTGGGCCGGGGGAGAGGACGTCATGAACGCCGAGGGCACGGAGTCGCTGCTGGCGGGCGACACCGCGCAGGAGGTGTACGGCGTCTGGAAGGACCTCGTGGACTCCGACGCCGTGGGCGAGGGCTCGCAGGAGGAGACCGGCGCCACCTGGACCGGGCCGTTCCTCGAGGGCGAGGTCGGCGTGATGCCGTTCCCGGCGACCATGCTCGCCACGGCCGACGAGGCGCTCGGCGAGGTCGGCGTGGCCCCCATCCCGGGGCCCGACGGCGGAGCGTCCACCTTCGTGGGCGGCGACGGCATCGGCATCTCCAAGGACTCCGAGAACGCCGACCAGGCCTGGAACTTCATGTCCTGGCTGATGTCGGAGGAGGCCCAGGTCGAGGTGCTGGCCAAGAACGGTGACGTGGTCTCGCGTGCCGACCTGGCGGAGAACGAGTACTCGTCGCAGGACCCGCGGGTCCTGGCCGTGAACGAGGTCGCCGCGCAGGGCCGCACCCCGCTGGCGATCAACTTCCAGCAGGCCTTCAACGCCCCCGGCAGCCCGTGGATGACCATGATCCGCAACGAGGTGTTCGGCGACGGCGGGACCGTCGAGACGGACAACGAGGAGATCACGGCGGTGCTGGGGCAGTAG
- a CDS encoding carbohydrate ABC transporter permease, whose protein sequence is MPAKTSARPPTRPAVVAVARRRALHGWGYAAPTALLVVGLFVLPVLLVGQMSLSDWPLLSGNQGLNAPQNYVDALTHRFFWDSVVFTLKYTVIATVLLIGLGLGLALLVQESSRWSAVLRTSILVPSALGLASASLLFYALYSPQVGPLSPLLQRLGLADGPVSFLGSPDSALWSTVFLVVWRFAGFYMLLLMVGLQGIPHEVIEAARMDGANRWQSFAHVTLPLLRPSLALCTVLCVTGSLLAFDQFYILTKGGPDNSTLTVVQLIYNVAFQGQNDLGIAAALSIVVLVVLVVVNVAQMRAMRAGQED, encoded by the coding sequence GTGCCCGCGAAAACCTCCGCCCGTCCGCCCACCCGGCCCGCCGTCGTCGCCGTCGCGCGCCGCCGTGCCCTGCACGGCTGGGGCTACGCCGCCCCGACCGCCCTGCTCGTCGTGGGCCTGTTCGTCCTGCCGGTGCTGCTGGTGGGCCAGATGTCGCTGTCCGACTGGCCGCTCCTGTCCGGCAACCAGGGCCTGAACGCGCCGCAGAACTACGTCGACGCGCTCACGCACCGGTTCTTCTGGGACTCGGTCGTCTTCACGCTGAAGTACACGGTGATCGCCACGGTGCTGCTCATCGGCCTCGGCCTGGGGCTCGCGCTGCTCGTGCAGGAGTCGAGCCGCTGGTCCGCGGTGCTGCGCACGTCGATCCTGGTGCCCAGCGCGCTCGGCCTCGCGTCGGCGTCGCTGCTCTTCTACGCGCTGTACTCGCCCCAGGTGGGCCCGCTCTCGCCACTGCTGCAGCGGCTCGGGCTGGCCGACGGCCCGGTGTCGTTCCTCGGCAGCCCCGACAGCGCGCTCTGGTCCACGGTGTTCCTCGTGGTCTGGCGGTTCGCGGGCTTCTACATGCTGCTGCTCATGGTGGGGCTGCAGGGCATCCCGCACGAGGTGATCGAGGCCGCCCGGATGGACGGCGCCAACCGGTGGCAGAGCTTCGCCCACGTCACGCTGCCGCTGCTGCGCCCGTCGCTGGCACTGTGCACGGTGCTGTGCGTGACCGGCTCGCTGCTGGCGTTCGACCAGTTCTACATCCTGACCAAGGGCGGGCCGGACAACAGCACGCTCACGGTCGTCCAGCTCATCTACAACGTGGCCTTCCAGGGACAGAACGACCTCGGCATCGCGGCAGCGCTGTCGATCGTCGTCCTGGTCGTGCTCGTCGTCGTGAACGTGGCCCAGATGCGCGCCATGCGCGCAGGCCAGGAGGACTGA